cccaggcagctgcaggagctgggagaggctggtcaCCCACTGCGAGAGGCAGGCGGTGCTGGTGCCCTCCATCGCGGGGGCAAGCGGCTGAGGTTTCAGGCAGGGCGAGAGCGGTAcgggagaggagggaggtgcTTTTACTGAGATGCGGgagtcttgttttccttgagcTTTGGGGAGCGCTGGTCCTCAGCGGGAAGGCTCCCGCAGAGCTCGTGCCTTGCTGGGACTGTGGGAGGGTCCTTGCCGGCCTCCTGGGGCAAGGGAGGGGCAAAGCTTGATGAgagagcactggggcagggcactgggcagcctctgccacggGAGTCTGGGGCTGCCCCTCCTTTACAAGAGGCTGTTGAGTAAGAAGAAGTTAGAGGTGATCGATTGCCGTAGAGGTAGGAAATGTCTATCTGGCAGAGACAAATGCCTTGTGtctgtttcatgctgtttggGGAGTAAACAACTTCTACGTTCTCTCAGTGTCTCTAATTCCCTTTGGTCATCTCTTCACCCGGATGTGTCGTTCCTCCGCTGCACGTGCTCAGCCCTGTTCTGACATTTGGACGGTGCTTTCTGAAGTTCCCTTGCGAGTGGATGCTGACCCTTGTGAACGACAGCGATCTTCCAGGCTGCTATGGAGTCCTTCCTCAGGCTTGGCGTCGTGTTCGCCTCCTGCCCTCAAACGTCGTTATCGAGGGGTTTATTAGGAAAGAAACGGGGTTTGGATAAGACCTTGCTGTTTTATATTCAAACCTAAAGTTTTGGAGAGAACGGGAAGCTACCTGAATATGAACTTCAGGAGCGGTTTGAACTCTTCAGGAAGCAGTTTCAGTTCTAGTCTTTGGGGTGCTTTCATGCAGGAGAACTTGGAGGGttgtgaaaagctgctgcaaggaggCCGCCAGCACCGGAGTGGGCGTTTGTgagtgcagcagcttttggacCCTGTGAGGATGCTAATTAGGCCCATATAAATCTTGCTCCTTGTGTTGcgcctttctgctttctcctagggatttttaaaaatgtgggtgAATTGCCGTTGTGGTAGATGTTAAGGAGCTTGGAGTTTCCTCAGAGGTCACTCTGAAGTTGTCTTTGATTCTGTCCCTTATAGGAGCacaaggaggatgctgctgtgtggtACTGCAGCCCTGTGCCGTGTGGGATTATCCAGCCTCACAGCTCGGTGGAGATCCCGTTGACGCTGGAAGCCCAGGCGATAGGAAGGCAGGACACTGTGGCTAGTGTCTCAGTGTTTGGGAATGAAAGATCCCCGCTGGTGAGTGCTAGGCGAGATGCGTGCCTTTGTGTGACTCATCTTGGTGGGCATAAAGTGTACAGGGGttctgccagggaaaaggagaacGTGACAATACGTGGCTGGTGCGGACACGGAAAGAAGGGATTCATGGCATAAGTAGCAGCTAATGCCTAGAGAAGGGTGGTGTCCTCTTAGGTGGAAATCTAAGTGTCTGAGATGGTGTTTAATTACGGACGTGTGAGGCGGGATAACAAGCCCAGTCTGAAACCCAGAGCAATTCCTGCGTTACGAGATGAGCCGCAACCGCTGCTTCATTAGAACTCTTGTTCGGGAGCGCACGGGGACATCGCTGAATACCACTAAAGCAAGAGCGGTGTAAGAGACCGTGCTGAAATGatgatttctgtaaagctgGATTTAAGCTTTCCTGAAAGTCAGGTCCATCCCGCCTGAGAAATATCCATCATATCTCTTTGCCAAAAGCCCCAGCCAAAGACGCATGAGACTCCACACTGCTTGCATCTGGagcacaagcttttttttcttttctttttttttccctaccaagCTTGAAAAGGGGTGAGGCAAAGCATTCCTGGACTAAAGGCTCCTACAGGACATTTGCATTCAGGCATatacagcagcaacaacaaagtgTAGGCAAGAGAATGTTGTATCTGGTGTCCTGGCTTCCACTGGCTGAAATCGAGAACAAATTTAGttaattaaactttaatttaaaaggatactaacttttgaagcagctgttttaaaatgtcttgtccTCTCCCTGAGCACGGAAGGGGATATCAGAGGATTCCCGAGAACGTGaagctttctgtaacagaaaggaaggctgacattttgaaaacaattgcagGGATATAAACTTTTTATAAACCGAATTGAAACGATGATGCCAAATCCCCTGGATGCCACTGATCATCTcaaccctggctgctgggggtgtGCATGTAAACCAGTCAACAGCAAGGCCAGGCAATGCAGGCTTTGCAGGGAAGTCTCAAGTTTGACAAAACAGTTGCTTGCAAACAGAAGGCATGCTTCCCCGAAAGAGGAGGGTTTCTCCCCACTGGAATAACCAGTTGTTTAAAtgtcagctggattttgaaCTACAGGTaccttgaaaagcttttacGCTTGGGCTAACAATTTATAAATTGAAAGTTGACCTTAccttaatcttttctgtttggacGTGAGCGTGTCAATGTTTTGCCCAAAGGGCGagcatttcagctggagaagcGTAGCTGTGCCTAAAGAAAGGACTAGATGCGTTGCATTTTCTATAGGTCTGTCTTCTGGTTGCAGTGCAGTTCCAGTAGTTCCCTGGTAGCTGACGCACCCAAagctttctgggctggcagaagagctggctgtCTTGTTACGTGTCCTGCGCTGGTGGCAGATCCTACCCGTACGGCTGCAAGTCTGACCTTGGGAATCGCTGCAGTGTGTTCCAGTAGAACTTCAAAGCTCGTTCTTGCCTTAGGCTGGGGTGCCCAGTGTCGATGCCTGGTCTTTACCACCGTTTCAGGCAGAACGTGGTACAGATCTTTCATCCAGGCTGTGCAGAGTCCCTCCACAGCTCCGTTGTCGGGTATTTGGTTTGCAGGTGAACGCGTGCCAGCTCCAGTCTGGCGTGTGTCATCTGCATGAAGGAGCTGGTAAATCCCAGCGCTGGCGTtactggtggcagagctgccatcgcttgttgctgcctttccctgtgccatgTTGCCTGTAACGCTGTTGCATGGCATTTTCCTTGTCCCTTTTAGAACCCTGTAGATGAAGGGGTAGCGTTTCTGAAGCCCTCTCCTTGGTGGTGAGGATGCGTGGTGTTAGTACACAGGCTGACAGaaggcagctctcctgggcatCCTCCAGATGTTGTTCCGCTCATCCCCaaagggctctgccctgcctttgctgctgctgtcccgcTGTCACCgggaagctgagctggctggcgaggcgcagctcttccctgcagctcctccttcccGGGAGCTTTGGGCAGCATCGCCCAGACATGCATCATCGTGCATGGCTTCAGTTCCTTATTTTGGAGGCCCCAGCCTTGGTAGGTGAGGTTTTTGGCTCTTAGTTGCAcgcagcagtgccctgccaaGGGATGAGcatttctggatgctgctgcttctggctgagtTGGGCTGGTGATTCTGACAGCGGTCAATACCACTTCCTTGAGCCAGACATCATTAAAGGTTTTACATCGTGgaagctggtttctttttcGGTTAAATCGTACTCTGTGCCCTCCAGTGAATCATACGGCGTTTGGTCAGTGTTGGGAGTTCTATGCATTCAGATCCTGTTGAAGTGTTGAGGTGTTTGGAACCAGTGAAATCCACCGCAAGAGTGGACAAATTCTCgttgtttttaatgatgtggGAAGGTGGTTTAGCAAAGGGATCTGTGTTCCTCCTCCAGTAGTCTGTGCcagttctgcaaggagaaagcttttggttGTGACCGTCGAGAAAAAACACCACTTGAATGAtgtaatgaataattaatgccTGTTATTCATGCCATACCAGGAATACACATAAGCACACATCAGAGGCCATAACTTGCAcgatctctgctctgaagagccTGCTTCGCTTCTggcttgtgctggttttcagaggtgCATTTTTGGGAATGTCAGAGAAGTAACTGTCCAAGTGTCGCTGtgcagcagcatcagcagcGGTCAGGGAGGTTTGGGGCAAGGCTGAGCGGCAGAAGGAGCGGGAGCAGgcacaaggcagagaaaggagagctaaCTGTGGAGGAGGTCTGGAAAGGAGAGCGTGGGACCCAGGGTTTCTCTGTCCCCTGAGAACGGGAGCTTGTGGCTTTCAGATGGGGTCACTCCCGAGCCTGCACTTGCCCCAGGCCTTCTGTTTCAGCcttgcaacactgaaaacttccaaCAGCCGTACTTATCGCCCAGTCGAGGAGGACACTTAGAGCTGtctcatattttttaacttcccctgcttttcttttttctttcctacctgcttcctggagcAGAATATCTGTTTAGTGAGCATTGGAGAAGAACGGGTTGTCTACGTGCATCTGAGTGAGATAAATTCCAGCAGTATTGAAGTCCTACAAGATGCGTCCAAAACTCTCCACCTCTCCAATCAGGCTGTcatccctgcttccttctgtgtaGAGATGGTAAGTATCTGTGGGGCTGTTTCCCAATGAAAATTGACTGGTCTGTAGCAGCTTGTGGCCTGATTTTGACATGCAACGTTCCCATATTGCTGTCTCggagagaaagcaagatatTCCGTCCCAACGCAGCGAGAGGAGCCTGGCTTGGGGGCAGTGTTAGCTGGGGCACCCCTCAGTAAAACAGACAGCTTGCATAGATGTTTGTGCAGAAATGAGTCTGGATCATCTTTACaagttttccctctgttttctgggTGGTATTTAACGGAGAGTCGTGTCTTTGGAGCTCTGAGATCAAGAGGCCCCTGTGGCCCTTTGCTCCTGGAAGGGCATGGATTTCCCGACGCTTTCCCCATTAGGtctgtgtttgctttgtgtCAGACTGCTGTTTGTGACAGAGTCTGGGGTGTGAAGTTTGTCCTCAGCCTGCCTGTGGTGAGGTGAGTTTCACACCTGCTGGGGGCCCAACCAGCTGTGGTGTTGCACAAAAATATAACGGTAAGGGTTGTGTAGCTGCAGAGCGTGTGGGCTCCGTCGCGTTGCAGAGCATCTCCGGAGGCCAGCCGCAGGGAAAGGCCATTGAACTgatggaggctgcagctgaCAAGCTGCGTGGCAGGTGGCAGGAGGCGGTTGGGTCGCTGccctggcggggggggcagggctggtgcagccagggagggctcCCGTGCGGACGCTGGGTGGGATGTGCCGCTCACTGGAGGTGGGATCTGTGAGGGGCTTAAAAACAGGGTTGGGAGGAGGTTTGTTCTGCTCCACGCTAGGTGGGCTGGATTTGTGGAGCTGGTTCACCCAGGCCTGGCTCTGTGGGCTTGGTTGGGTCTGCGGGTAAAGCATCAGGCAGCGTGCGAGAGGCCAGGCTCAGCCTCCTGGgccaagggggaggggggcgaatttcctccttgctgcttttccagctgtttggggGACAACAGTAACCTCCAAGTGGGGGAGGGATTCCCAGGGCAGCTTTCTTTGAATCCACCATGAAAACCCGCTTTCCATCTGTGGCGAGAGCAAGCCACCAGGGATGGCTGGTACTGGTGTTGAAATGATGGGTTTGCATGCCTGTCGCAGGCAGTGACCCGCAGAGCTGTTCGGGTCCTGCTGCCCCGGTGCaatgcctccctcctccccgggcagcTCGCGGTGTAGCCGGGGGGCTTGCAGGGTACATCTGCCCCTCCGTTGCCTCAgggccctaacccatgggactGGGCAATAAAGCCTGTCGTGCTTCACCGCCATCTCTGCCAGTCCTGGGGCTGATCAGTCACTAGAGCAGTAACACGAGGCGGCTCAGGGACGGTTTCTTTGCCTGCAATAAAGACGggctctgcttgagcagtggcttggaccagatgatctccagaggtctcgccagccccagccgctctgtgactctgtgtgtgtgatgatCCCCCCTGCTGACTCCACGGGGCTGAGTTCCCCCATggtgagcatctctgcttttcagggcagctgctgctctcatggAGACGTGCCAGGAGGCAGGTCCTGGGAACCTGCTCCATCAGCCGCTTCACCAAAGGCTCTTCAGACAGACTCCGGGCAcggtgctgctgaggctgcctgaTGGGAGCAGCGCGGGCGTGGGCGAGATGTGCCCGAGCTGCGCCCtggccctcagcagctgcctgctctgccactCTTTTGCTGCCCCAGTTGAAGTTTTGCCCTTGGCTGCCTTacgctgcctggcagctccttgacgggaagcagaggggactgAATAATTGTGGAGATAAAGCCTGAGATGCAGTCGGGCGTCAGGGTGACGTGCACGTGTCCACCTGAGAGCggagcaggctgggctgtgccttagcccagctgctgggtgaCACGGGCATCCTTCATTCCCCCGTGTCCCTGAACCCAAGCCTTGTGTCCTGTAAAGCGCCAAAGCCGCTGCTCTGATTCCTGCTTGGAGGTTGCTGCAGGGTGGTGAGCCGTCATTTCCCTGTCTCCCATTTGTTGGCCAATCTGCAAACGGTGGCTGTGAGGCTCAGAGATCATGGTCTCCAATTGAAAGGGCGAGTTATCGACTGAAATTTTCACAGGAGCGTTGCATCGGGAATGTTATGCAGACTGACGGACAGCTTGACAAACTGAATGAGGTTAATTGAAGGGGCGGCAACAGGGCAAACGAAAGGCTGGTGtcttgtttgaaacagaaaaggaaaatgctgtaatgcAGGTGGCCGTGCTGCCACCCCGGTGGTACTCTTAACCCTCGAGTGATAATTGCTCTTCCTGTTAAGGCAagcttgctgctggctttgtgggAGACAAGATCATTACCTGAGCAAGCCAGCATGATTTGTGGTGAACTTCACTTTGGGAAAGTGACTTCAGGAATTCCTTGCAGTCCCCCTCAGGCACCAGCTTCCCTGtacccctctcctctctgctgggtgAGTTGTGTCTGTTCTATTCTcagttgcagggagcagcagggagggagtaTCTCTgccaccagaagaaaataagtaaaaacccGCCAAATCTGTGTGTTGAGACGGGGctttttgggttggaagagggGTGTAGGGACTGCATACCTGCGTCCTCGGTTGGCTTATCCCTGCTTGCCAGGGTGTCTGCAGATCTGCGACCCTTGGGACCAGTGTGTCGTCCTGTGCTCACACTGTCAAATGCTGTGTCTGTCGGGTGTGCTTTTCCCTGTCAGattgctttcccagctgccaggcagcccagcgTGTTAGGGAATCCTCTGGATCCAGCAAGGGGAGGATTTGTGTCTGTCTTGGGTaaaaaaagactggaggaaTGAGTCAACATGAAGGAGCTGTTGCAGCTTAGCTGGGGGCTGATGTAACCTGCTGACAAAAgtggctgtttctcctccttgctccattgtcatcttcttttcctgcctccctAAGTGCCTGATTTTTGCCGTATTGACAAGTGCCAAAGGCTTGTTATGGACTGATGGAAGTgtttgctctccctgcagaaaggaaaaagcatcattCTTAGGTCATTTCCTACTTGTTCTTTGTCATGCTGTCTTCTCGGAGATGTTTTATGTGGCTGCTAAGGCTGACATCTCTTGGcaccacagaaggcagctgcatgtCACGTCTCTGTGatcaggaaagaagagacaggCCTAGGGTGTAAGTTTTCTTAATCAGTGGCagcttttttctgcctgcataaCCCCCGTGCTGGGTCTGTTATGTGCTGCCACAGGGCGCAAATGGTTTCCCAGCGCCTTGTAacgagggaggaggcagaagaccTTCCTTGGGATTTCCTCTTCGCATGACAGTCGTAATGCGGGGTCCTGTCTCCTTCAGCCTGGTCCCTGACCTCCCTGATCCAGAGCCCTGTGCTCCAGGTGAAGCTCGCTGCTGCCTGGTTTCCAGCAGCGGTCGTACAGCCAGCTGCGTCGTCTTCAGGAGGGTGCCTGGTGGCTCAGTGCAGATCCCCTTCGGCGTTCCCAGGGATGCGCTGCTGTCACATTCAACTGGAGCTGACCTTGCAGAAGAGaccaagttttgtttgttttttaaaaaaagaaaaaaagctgtaactatTTGTCTTGTCACTGGGATTCACTGCagataactgatttttcaggcaaTGTATAAAGGCTCTTGGTCAGGTGTGGTGTAAGCAAGGGCAGAACACGCAGTTCCCATTCCCATACTGGCTTCTCCCCTCtagcacacaatttttttcatttactaatttaattgtttattaCCTCAAGCCTTTGGCGACACTGCCTTTATTAACAAAACGGCCATATGGAGAGACAGCAAAACACGGAGGAGATAAACTTAAAAACAGTGCCGATGAGGGGATGCTGCTTTAGTGATTCTGTTCCTTGTTCTGGCTGACGGGCAATTCTGTTGCTCTCTGAGCAAACcgtgcaggctgggggcagtgaAGGCTTTGAAGAGCATGTCAGCATTGACTGCagttctccccagctgctctcactgAAGTCGGAGCAGACTTGAATTGGCAAGAGGGTGGTTTTTAAATCTACTGCAAAttaccacccccacccccacccccgccccccaaagcagctgaataattAGCCAGCGGGTCAGTGTTTGCTCCTAGTGAGACAGAGGCAGACAGTGCTGTGCCCTTCAAATGGTATCTGCAGTGCTATTTAGAAATTAGGGTTAAATGAACCTTCCAGGGTACGGGCAGCGCTAGCCCTGCATATGTGGCCTCTTCCAAGGTGAGCAGAACTTTTGAAGATGCGTAGGCTTAACTCTTTCCAGAGCTGTCCCACCAGAGCCTCATGGTGCTCCAACAGCTGACCTTTAGAATTAAACCCTTGGTTTGGGTTTAAAGGCTGTGTTGCTTATACAGCAGTACCAGTTTCTGATTTCCACCCAGTTTGGTTTTGCCAGAGCTGTAGGGAGCTTGTCATGTcgtggctgttctggaatgtggtacagtgaaaggagagactgaaatggcaaatttttccccccagggcgatcaaatgctggcagaggttgcccaaggaggttgtgcagtctctgtccttggggatcttcaaaggccaagggcacacagttctcagcaacctgctcgaggcgagcgtgctggagcagagggcttggcccagagacctccacgggtcccttccaaccccccctcctgtgtggctctgtgctttgctgttcCTCCTAAagcccctcagctcagccccgatgcccgctggaaagggtgctggggcaagggaccATCCCAATCTCCTCCCCGAGGGTCCACCCCAGCACAAGCGCTCCCCACTCCACAAGACCCTATGGCAGACacagtcaggagagggaaaagattcttttattgtcaacagcagctgcaggggcccaggagtcacagcgGTTCAGCCGGTGAAAATCAGTCGGCACCTGCAAcgacagagtcagaaagctctgataagcccccagaggcaggaagaggcaggatttggttccccCCTCTTTGGGGGACGCTGTTTCCGAGGAATTCctcatggcccagaagggacagctcttgctggcctccactCGAGGCCGGCTCCggtgccttctccccaggggtgatgtccctagggagctgtgcgtgcgcagggatgctgacagtgcccctgtgctGCGCAGCAGGGCTCGacggggagcccccggggagctgccgtggggctcatcccaaaccctgctcagcaccagccctcgccggcccttgccagccagctgggaagagTTAGGGCCgtgttcagggctgggaaagatgggcagcagcgcgtggtacgcacctggccttcctgacgtgctgcaccttcctgcattttctcaggtttgggtcCACAAAATcgcttcctctcttctcctttttatttgtgcttggctgtccctctcctctgcccaggcttcttttctcttccttttccttgacttttccttctcctggtgggagcctgcaaacctttccatcccacagcgtgatgagatggggaaagccccaagcccctgcagcgagctctcaggtcaggcaaggggagctcttcctacctggtttcctggggcaggctggtcagttgTGGCAGGCGTGCCAGGGACTCTGCCGTGCCCTCGGGGGTGcctggaggcaaatctggaggtgcctaaaccagaaacttgggaggtaacgggtggcaagtgacagcctggggtagtgagggcctgactgccaaattgctgtatgagctctacagaggagatgctggtttgcatcgtgcacattttgcacagtccagccaaCGCAGCCTAGACTTGATGAAGCTGCGACGGAGTAGGATTtgagcaaaagccctctcaaggtggcagctactcctttctgtccttttgtgggtattttgtaggtatgttttgtttgatgaagcagatcataCTTCATGAAGtgcattccagaaacagcctttccagttttccttagcaCGCACCactctggggggagaggaggaaccccaaaggcacaagagagcggctgccaggaggaggcccagcggctgcttggcctcccgggaaattactgtcccacCTGAGACATGTTGCCCCAGcgtctgtggagctgccgtacctctgccgctttgggccctgcccctgtgtctcccccagctccgctgTCGATGCCCAGCAGAGAGGCGGCTGCatgcagaaaggcttttgccggatgctgggtctctgctgtgcctgcagggccactttgctcttcgcaccgcagctctggaaagcaaaagcacgtgcagcagcgcgacttcttggaagtcaagaacacctaagcaaagcccagccgaGCCCTACACCACTTGTCTCGTCAGTGTtgaggtttctggcatcccaagccccagtgtctgtgacaagccTCAGTCCCGCCTCCTACCTGTGCCcctgtccatgggtgctggcacctcctcggctgatggaggggagaggccggccacctcctccccaaagatgtccccgcagttttcaatgaggaactccaccagcacgttcacctgcagacatcaaagccttggtctcaagccaggtgcctgcagacgtgtcaagcagcctttcccactgctgacccttcGCCTGCGCaggcggctgcggctgggggttgctcttccaggcacccagcccaccagcgCTGgcccaagggaggaggcagccagggacctcgcaacagccaagctccgatgggccaggaaggcagcactggctgctgggtagggcgtaccttctcggtcaccgccagcatggcctgcagcgggagcaggtcctcgttgggtgggctcagcaggttgggcccgacgcagatggccaggttgctgcagctcattctgctggtggctgcgttgtggccgatgtgctgcagcagggccatcagccgcttcaggaggaggaggttggccGCAGGCAACTTGTCagccaccctgagggaagaggaagacaaggctgatgaagcagagggtgcccacagccgtccccgcagctggccccaggcgggtgggagccagcggccgtgttgcacagctttgcagctgcccgaaaagacagctttctgaggagcccgtgcctttgcaggcaggtcccagaactctcccggtccctgctcaccaggcaggctgctgcccacacttacgctttcagctcctccaccttggcctgcttgctggccctctccatggctgccatccagtcctcgtagaggtcgacgacgaggagcttggtggggatgcttcgcaggaagtcctgcaatgccaagggctgcaggtgagcctttgaacgctgcaggccagccaggagctcctccagctgcacgtcagaagtgctcaccttcaagatgacggccagcagcagcgcaggctggcTTCCTACGTCGATGTCCTTGCCGCGGTCCAGGGCCTCGCGCAGCTGCCGAAGTTCTGTCCCACCGGCAGCTCTGCGGAATATCCCCTCCGTTGCTGGTCCTTGCTgg
This sequence is a window from Falco peregrinus isolate bFalPer1 chromosome 14, bFalPer1.pri, whole genome shotgun sequence. Protein-coding genes within it:
- the LOC129785704 gene encoding T-cell activation Rho GTPase-activating protein-like — protein: MVMAYPTDLPLAVSATGWVKVMANRAGAPVWRSSSPDCQGTPEGRTGARVTHLTSIKLLERELSRHHAFGQPLAALCGEDNTLPRPIQELLAVLRQQGPATEGIFRRAAGGTELRQLREALDRGKDIDVGSQPALLLAVILKDFLRSIPTKLLVVDLYEDWMAAMERASKQAKVEELKAVADKLPAANLLLLKRLMALLQHIGHNAATSRMSCSNLAICVGPNL